One Pelobates fuscus isolate aPelFus1 chromosome 8, aPelFus1.pri, whole genome shotgun sequence genomic window carries:
- the SUMO3 gene encoding small ubiquitin-related modifier 3, with the protein MSEEKPKESVKTENDHINLKVAGQDGSVVQFKIKRHTPLNKLMKAYCDRQGLSMRQIRFRFDGQPINETDTPAQLEMEDEDTIDVFQQQTGGMC; encoded by the exons ATGTCTGAGGAGAAGCCCAAG gaAAGTGTGAAGACTGAAAATGACCACATCAATCTGAAAGTGGCTGGACAGGATGGATCTGTTGTCCAATTCAAAATAAAGCGACATACTCCCCTCAACAAATTAATGAAGGCATACTGTGACAGGCAG GGTCTATCCATGAGACAGATAAGGTTCAGGTTTGATGGACAGCCAATTAATGAAACAGACACTCCTGCACAG CTCGAGATGGAAGATGAAGATACTATTGATGTGTTTCAACAACAGACAGGTGGCATGTGCTAA